The following coding sequences are from one Rhabdothermincola sediminis window:
- a CDS encoding ABC transporter ATP-binding protein → MSREVAVTEQDRLDSGGAHRVLVRAARLLGPYRRQVAAAAALVVAWTASILAGPFFVRYGIDAGVSAGDGAALNRAVVGFVVVAGASYFVYRAQVLLIGRVGESFLRDLRVRVFDHLQRLSMPFYDRERAGVIVSRMTSDVDALSELVQTGLLMFVMNALLLVLSIIVLAVVSWQLLLVCLVAVPGVVAASIKFQRDSNRAYLEVRDRIGATLSRLQEGISGVRVVQAFGRQELEEQRFAHHNRVLYAAHMDSVFVQSWYLPVIELAGLGTTALVVGVGGMLVIGDVITIGTIAFFVLTLGNLFEPIQQLSQLFNTVQSAGAGLDKLFALLDTPLDVPERQGAVDLPRQGPLELHDVSFAYRDGDPVLQHVSLAVAPGERLALVGPTGAGKSTLAKLAARLYDPIEGRVTFGGVDLRDATLRSLRERIVVVPQEGFLFNGTIRENIRLARAGATDDEVEAALAAVGALDRFASLPGGLDAEVHERGSRLSAGEKQLVSLARVALVDPAVLVLDEATSNLDPGTELVVEEAMARLMEGRTVVVIAHRLSTAARADRVGLVEGGRLVELGRHEELVSAGGSYARLFSTWTGAFTPGTAS, encoded by the coding sequence ATGTCGCGTGAGGTCGCGGTGACCGAGCAGGACCGGCTCGACAGCGGAGGGGCACACCGGGTGCTGGTTCGGGCGGCTCGGCTGCTGGGCCCCTACCGGCGCCAGGTCGCGGCCGCGGCCGCATTGGTCGTGGCATGGACGGCATCGATCCTCGCCGGCCCGTTCTTCGTCCGCTACGGGATCGACGCCGGCGTCAGCGCCGGCGACGGGGCTGCGTTGAACCGGGCGGTGGTGGGCTTCGTCGTGGTGGCCGGCGCGTCCTACTTCGTGTACCGGGCCCAGGTCCTGCTGATCGGCCGGGTCGGCGAGAGCTTCCTGCGCGACCTGCGGGTGCGGGTGTTCGATCACCTCCAGCGGCTCTCCATGCCGTTCTACGACCGGGAGCGGGCCGGGGTGATCGTGAGCCGCATGACCTCCGACGTCGACGCCCTCTCCGAGCTCGTCCAGACGGGGCTGCTCATGTTCGTCATGAACGCGCTCCTGCTGGTGCTGTCGATCATCGTGCTGGCGGTGGTCTCGTGGCAGCTCCTGCTCGTGTGCCTGGTGGCCGTGCCCGGGGTGGTCGCGGCGAGCATCAAGTTCCAGCGGGACTCGAACCGGGCGTACCTCGAGGTGCGTGACCGCATCGGCGCCACGCTGTCGAGGCTCCAGGAGGGCATCTCGGGTGTGCGGGTCGTCCAGGCGTTTGGCCGCCAGGAGCTCGAGGAGCAGCGCTTCGCGCACCACAACCGGGTGCTGTATGCCGCCCACATGGACTCCGTGTTCGTGCAGTCCTGGTACCTGCCGGTGATCGAGCTCGCCGGCCTCGGCACCACGGCACTGGTGGTGGGGGTCGGGGGGATGCTGGTGATCGGCGACGTCATCACCATCGGAACCATCGCCTTCTTCGTGCTGACCCTCGGCAACCTCTTCGAGCCCATCCAGCAGCTCAGCCAGCTGTTCAACACGGTGCAGTCGGCCGGCGCCGGGCTGGACAAGCTCTTCGCCCTGCTCGACACCCCGTTGGACGTGCCCGAACGGCAGGGCGCGGTCGACCTCCCCCGGCAGGGCCCGTTGGAGCTGCACGACGTGAGCTTCGCCTACCGGGACGGCGATCCGGTGCTCCAGCACGTGTCCCTCGCCGTCGCGCCGGGGGAGCGCCTGGCGCTGGTCGGGCCGACCGGCGCCGGCAAGAGCACCCTGGCCAAGCTGGCGGCCCGCCTCTACGACCCGATCGAGGGTCGGGTCACCTTCGGCGGTGTCGACCTGCGGGACGCCACCCTGCGGTCGCTGCGGGAGCGGATCGTCGTCGTGCCCCAGGAGGGCTTCCTGTTCAACGGCACGATCCGGGAGAACATCCGCCTCGCCCGGGCGGGAGCGACCGACGACGAGGTCGAGGCCGCGCTGGCTGCCGTCGGCGCGCTCGACCGCTTCGCCTCGCTGCCCGGCGGGCTCGACGCCGAGGTCCACGAGCGAGGGTCCCGGCTGTCCGCGGGGGAGAAGCAGCTGGTCTCGCTCGCCCGGGTCGCGCTGGTGGACCCGGCCGTGCTGGTGCTGGACGAGGCCACGTCGAACCTCGACCCGGGCACGGAGCTGGTGGTGGAGGAGGCGATGGCCCGCCTGATGGAGGGCCGGACAGTTGTGGTCATCGCCCACCGGCTCTCCACCGCCGCCCGGGCGGACCGGGTCGGGCTGGTCGAGGGTGGGCGGCTGGTGGAGCTCGGCCGTCACGAGGAGCTGGTGTCGGCAGGGGGCTCCTACGCCCGGCTGTTCTCGACGTGGACCGGAGCGTTCACACCTGGTACGGCTTCGTGA
- a CDS encoding DUF2752 domain-containing protein codes for MAGTDLRDRPAPPAPLGPARRWRDAAQPLLLGGAIAVGCAYVAIQNPNESSAYPQCPFKAMTGLDCPGCGMTRAVYALLHGDLLRAASHNLLLVVALPLLAYLVGRWTLSSIGVTLRPAPTWRPWMTWSMLIFVLAFAVVRNVPGTPLSWLDSAA; via the coding sequence GTGGCCGGCACCGATCTGCGAGACCGACCTGCCCCTCCCGCCCCGCTGGGCCCGGCTCGGCGCTGGCGGGACGCGGCCCAGCCGCTCCTGCTGGGAGGGGCCATCGCCGTCGGTTGCGCGTACGTCGCCATCCAGAACCCGAACGAGTCCTCCGCGTACCCCCAGTGCCCGTTCAAGGCCATGACCGGTCTCGACTGCCCCGGCTGCGGCATGACCCGGGCCGTGTACGCGCTCCTCCACGGTGACCTGCTGCGGGCTGCGAGCCACAACCTGTTGCTCGTGGTGGCGCTGCCGCTGCTGGCCTACCTGGTGGGCCGCTGGACGCTGTCGAGCATCGGGGTCACCCTCCGCCCCGCGCCGACCTGGCGCCCCTGGATGACCTGGAGCATGCTGATCTTCGTGCTCGCGTTCGCGGTGGTACGCAACGTCCCCGGCACGCCACTGTCCTGGCTGGACTCCGCCGCCTGA
- a CDS encoding ABC transporter ATP-binding protein yields MKGVEIVAPFEPSTARDGWRLIRETLGKQRRGLAVGVTVGLCWTGAKVAVPALVQGGIDNGMLTRDAAALGRWTAAIAVAALAAALFTGLRRYWAFRVSRAVEADLRQQLFAHLQRLHFGFHDRVQTGDLMSRANTDLQQIQQLVVLIPLTISNAVTVVAVTVVLVAMDPVLTVLALGSLPLLNVLGRRFSKRLHPAVMGIQRESAQLASVVEESVSGVRVVKGLGAEEVQADRLRQEADDVYDQSMRATRIRARFLPAMELLPNVGLILVLFYGGHQVIRGQLSLGAIVAFNAYIVLLIWPLRMLGMIIAQGQRAAAAAQRVHDVLATDPVIVDAPRPVHLPGVRRGSGGDGHEGLGDVRFEDVVFRYHPEAEAPVLDHVHLHIRPGESLAIVGATGSGKSTIARLIPRFYDVDEGRVLLDGVDVRDVPLGELRRAVGIVFEDTFLFSDSIAANIAFADPHAGLEEVVRAARLAGAHEFIESLPDGYDTEIGERGYSLSGGQRQRLAIARALVADPRVLILDDATSAVDPDKEHEIRDALAGAMRGRTTLVIAHRPATVALADRVVVLGAGRVVAEGTHHELLAGSEEYRAILAAVDSPEGLGADVA; encoded by the coding sequence GTGAAGGGGGTCGAGATCGTCGCGCCGTTCGAACCATCCACCGCCCGCGACGGCTGGCGGTTGATCCGCGAGACACTCGGGAAGCAGCGGCGAGGGCTCGCCGTGGGGGTCACCGTCGGTCTGTGCTGGACCGGGGCCAAGGTCGCGGTCCCGGCGCTGGTCCAGGGCGGCATCGACAACGGCATGCTGACCCGCGACGCCGCCGCGCTGGGCCGGTGGACCGCGGCCATCGCGGTCGCCGCGCTGGCGGCCGCGCTGTTCACGGGGCTGCGGCGCTACTGGGCCTTCCGCGTCTCCCGGGCCGTCGAAGCCGACCTGCGCCAGCAGTTGTTCGCGCACCTCCAACGGTTGCACTTCGGCTTCCACGACCGGGTGCAGACCGGTGACCTGATGAGCCGGGCCAACACCGATCTCCAGCAGATCCAGCAGCTCGTGGTGCTGATCCCGCTGACCATCTCCAACGCGGTCACGGTGGTGGCGGTCACGGTGGTGCTGGTGGCGATGGATCCCGTGCTCACGGTGCTGGCGCTCGGGTCGCTGCCGTTGCTCAACGTGCTCGGCCGGCGGTTCTCGAAGCGGCTGCATCCCGCGGTCATGGGCATCCAGCGGGAGTCCGCCCAGCTCGCGTCGGTGGTCGAGGAGAGCGTGAGCGGGGTGCGGGTTGTGAAGGGCCTGGGCGCGGAGGAGGTGCAGGCCGACCGGCTGCGGCAGGAGGCCGACGACGTCTACGACCAGTCGATGCGGGCGACCCGCATCCGGGCACGCTTCCTGCCGGCCATGGAGCTGCTGCCGAACGTGGGGTTGATCCTGGTGCTCTTCTACGGCGGCCACCAAGTGATCCGCGGCCAGCTCTCCCTCGGCGCCATCGTGGCGTTCAACGCCTACATCGTGTTGCTGATCTGGCCGCTGCGGATGCTGGGGATGATCATCGCCCAGGGGCAGCGCGCAGCCGCCGCGGCGCAGCGGGTGCACGACGTGCTCGCCACCGACCCGGTCATCGTCGACGCGCCGAGGCCCGTCCACCTCCCCGGGGTGCGCCGCGGGTCAGGTGGCGACGGCCACGAGGGGCTCGGTGACGTGCGCTTCGAGGACGTCGTGTTCCGCTACCACCCGGAGGCGGAGGCGCCCGTGCTGGACCACGTCCACTTGCACATCCGGCCGGGTGAATCGCTGGCCATCGTCGGCGCGACCGGCAGTGGCAAGTCCACCATCGCCCGGCTCATCCCGCGCTTCTACGACGTCGACGAAGGCCGCGTCCTCCTCGACGGCGTCGATGTCCGCGACGTGCCCCTCGGTGAGCTGCGGCGGGCGGTCGGCATCGTGTTCGAGGACACGTTCTTGTTCAGCGACTCCATCGCCGCGAACATCGCCTTCGCCGACCCCCACGCCGGTCTGGAAGAAGTGGTGCGAGCGGCCCGGCTGGCAGGAGCCCACGAGTTCATCGAATCGCTCCCCGACGGTTACGACACCGAGATCGGCGAGCGGGGGTACTCGTTGTCGGGCGGTCAGCGGCAACGGCTGGCGATCGCCCGGGCGCTGGTGGCCGATCCCCGGGTGCTCATCCTCGACGACGCCACATCCGCCGTGGATCCCGACAAGGAGCACGAGATCCGTGATGCGCTGGCCGGGGCGATGAGGGGCCGCACCACCCTGGTGATCGCGCACCGCCCGGCGACCGTCGCCCTCGCGGATCGGGTCGTGGTGCTGGGAGCGGGGCGCGTGGTCGCGGAGGGGACCCACCACGAGCTGCTGGCCGGCAGCGAGGAGTACCGGGCGATCCTGGCCGCGGTCGACTCGCCGGAGGGGCTCGGTGCGGATGTCGCGTGA